The following DNA comes from Thermus islandicus DSM 21543.
CAAGGCCCCGCCCCCGGCCCCCTACGTGAACGTGAGCGAGGCCCTGAAGGGGGCGCTCCCCAACTTCATCCCCGGCCTCGGCACCCTCTACGTGGACCCCTCCAAGCTCCCCGAAGGGCCCTTCCTGGCCTACGACAAGGCGGGGAACCTGGTAAAGGTGGTCTTCATGGTCCCCCTCAAGAAGCTCAACGAGAGCCAGAAGTACGTGGACATCGGCACCCAGACCCTGAGGGCCCTGGGGGTCACCCGCATGGACCACGTAAACCTCATCCCCTCGGGACCCCACCCCGGGGTGAACGAGCCCCACTACCACATTGAGCTGGTCCTGGTCTCCGTGGACCAGGAGCGGAAGGTGCTGGAGGGCGAGCCCTACTGAGGTAGGCCCGGCCCCCGCGGAAGGGCCGCCTTCCGCGGGGGCTTCCCTTGCGCGAGGCCCGGGGGCCAGGGAAGCGCCCTGCCCCTGGTTCCTCCACGCGGCCAAGGCCACCGCGGGGGTTCAGAGGAGCTCGGGCAGGGCCGCCTTGGCCCGCTCGGGGTCCAGGCCGCCCCCCTGGGCCAAAGCCCCCCTTCCCCCGCCCCGGCCTCCCGCCTTCTCCGTGAGGGCCCGGAAGAGCGCCCCCGCCTCGAGGCCCCTTTCCTGGGCCCCTTTGGAGAGCTTCAGCACCGCCTGTCCCCCGGAGAGCACCAGGGCCACATCGGCCCCCCGTCCCACCAGGTCGTCCGCCGCCTGGCGCAGGGCCTTGGCGTCCAGGCCGGGAAGCTCCACCACCGCCCACCTTAGGCCTCCCTTCTCCTCCAGGGAAGGCCCACTGCCGCCCCCCAAGGCGGCCTGGACCAAGCGGGCCTTGAGGCGCTCCACCTCCCGCTCCTTCTCCTTGAGCTCGGCAAGGAGCTTCTCAAGCCTCTCCTCCAGAGCGGCTTCCCCCACCTCCAGGCGCTCGGCGAGGGCCTTCAGGCGGTTCAGGGACTCCCGGGCGAAGCGGATCGCCCCCTCCCCCGTCACCGCCTCTATCCGGCGCACCCCGGCGGAGACCGCCTCCTCGCTCCTTATGAGGAAGGCCCCGATCTCCCCGGTGCGGCGCACGTGGGTACCCCCACAGAGCTCCTTGGACTCGAGGCCGGGTACGGGGCTTCCCTCCACCCGCACCACCCGGACCACCTCCCCGTACTTCTCCCCGAAGAGGGCCATGGCCCCCTCCCTCCTCGCCTCCTCCAGGGGCAGGTACCGCCAGGTGACGGGGAAGTCGGCCTGGATCCAGCGGTTCACGAGGAGCTCAATCCGCTCCAGCTCCTCGGGCTTCACGGGCTCCGGGTGGGTGAAGTCAAAACGGAGCCTATCCGGGGCCACCAGGCTTCCCGCCTGGCGCACGTGGGGACCCAGG
Coding sequences within:
- a CDS encoding DUF5602 domain-containing protein, which gives rise to KAPPPAPYVNVSEALKGALPNFIPGLGTLYVDPSKLPEGPFLAYDKAGNLVKVVFMVPLKKLNESQKYVDIGTQTLRALGVTRMDHVNLIPSGPHPGVNEPHYHIELVLVSVDQERKVLEGEPY